A window of the Desulfurellaceae bacterium genome harbors these coding sequences:
- a CDS encoding CoA transferase, with the protein LLASGAWANACDLQAKFCNATFPERRSDGTPPNPLAAGYRSRDGKAFLAVLLDPDKEFPNLCKALGQPELATSPLFATNEARTENAAALFAILQGQFESRDLDEWRVLFKQADIKWAPLPLRDEVVGDPQMRAAGAFVEMEYPGHGQLTTINSPIFTSAGDKRTPTAAPQLGDHTSEILRDLGYDDAAIAALVHDGVAAIGD; encoded by the coding sequence CTGCTGGCCAGCGGCGCCTGGGCCAACGCCTGCGACTTGCAGGCCAAATTCTGTAACGCCACGTTTCCGGAACGCCGCAGCGACGGCACGCCTCCCAACCCGCTGGCGGCCGGCTATCGGAGCCGTGACGGCAAAGCCTTTCTGGCCGTCCTGCTCGACCCGGACAAGGAATTTCCCAATCTGTGCAAGGCGCTCGGTCAGCCAGAGCTGGCGACCAGCCCGCTGTTTGCAACCAACGAGGCCAGAACGGAGAATGCGGCTGCCTTGTTTGCCATTTTACAAGGCCAGTTCGAATCGCGGGATCTCGACGAATGGCGGGTACTGTTCAAGCAGGCCGACATCAAATGGGCCCCCCTACCACTGCGCGACGAGGTGGTCGGAGATCCGCAGATGCGGGCAGCCGGGGCGTTTGTCGAGATGGAGTATCCCGGCCACGGCCAGCTGACGACCATCAACAGCCCCATTTTCACCAGCGCCGGTGACAAGCGCACGCCGACTGCTGCGCCGCAGCTCGGCGATCATACCAGTGAGATACTCCGCGATCTGGGCTATGACGACGCGGCCATTGCCGCGCTGGTGCACGACGGGGTAGCGGCCATAGGTGACTAG
- a CDS encoding ThuA domain-containing protein, with protein sequence MSDDTRIDVYLICNAKYHDTNFARLELLTLLAEHEDVVVRVAEDYRDVEAIAQSRLLLTYTCDVCPTAEQQDALGRFLDQGGRWFGLHGTSAMLEFVGESIETDGVVIPGKVDTPRKAPALPDMLGNHFVSHPPIQPIRVTVADPSHPLVRGIEPFEVQDEPYYCEFYGEVHTLLESRYTDRSVGYVRESLGNDEPRPQLYLHPYGQGQVLYLTLGHCRGKYDMQPLMPVCSVERCSWDSPVYYELLRRGIRWGIGQLGD encoded by the coding sequence ATGTCCGACGACACCCGTATCGACGTGTATCTCATCTGCAACGCCAAGTATCACGACACCAACTTCGCCCGGCTCGAGCTGCTCACGCTGCTGGCCGAACACGAGGACGTGGTGGTCCGGGTGGCCGAAGACTACCGGGATGTCGAGGCGATTGCCCAGTCCCGGCTGCTGCTGACCTACACCTGCGACGTGTGTCCGACCGCCGAGCAGCAGGACGCGCTGGGGCGCTTCCTCGACCAGGGCGGCCGCTGGTTTGGCCTGCACGGCACGAGCGCCATGCTGGAGTTTGTGGGCGAGTCCATCGAAACCGACGGCGTCGTGATTCCGGGCAAGGTCGATACGCCCCGCAAGGCGCCGGCCCTGCCCGACATGCTGGGCAACCACTTTGTGTCCCACCCGCCCATCCAGCCCATTCGGGTGACCGTAGCCGACCCGAGCCATCCGCTGGTGCGCGGCATCGAGCCCTTTGAGGTCCAGGACGAACCCTATTACTGCGAGTTTTACGGCGAGGTCCACACCCTGCTGGAGTCGCGCTACACCGACCGGTCGGTGGGCTATGTGCGTGAAAGCCTGGGCAATGACGAGCCACGGCCGCAACTCTACCTGCACCCCTACGGCCAGGGCCAGGTGCTGTATCTGACGCTCGGTCACTGTCGCGGAAAATACGACATGCAGCCGCTCATGCCGGTGTGCAGCGTCGAGCGCTGTTCGTGGGACTCGCCGGTGTACTACGAGTTGCTGCGCCGTGGCATCCGCTGGGGTATCGGCCAGCTCGGGGACTGA
- a CDS encoding MaoC family dehydratase, with amino-acid sequence MPIRKKRGNFLEDFRAGQHFRHKVGKTLTEGLFNAFTEFGMTTNPLSKNLRYATRYGYRGLVAPPGLVMNIVFSQSVEDISENARANLEYQDMRFGVPVHIGDTIEVETRVIGLTPSSRDPDRGVVHVQTTGHNQHEEVVLTLRRKVQIWKDDIAAPVEAGELASLPDVPCALGVPTYDADREYRELVHLSNADTYFEDLSPGQTIEHSRGRTVTAAHMDLTAMLDNTSQVHTNQHLIDQNPDKYIGGRLIVYGGLAFNLCLGLSCPDVADNAVGDIVYVTGRHTGPVFVGDTIFASTEIRDRRDYPGRPDLGIVATTLRGHKFVKKDDGWDRMDIFYLERELAVKRRSHYA; translated from the coding sequence GGCAATTTTCTGGAAGACTTTCGAGCCGGGCAACACTTTCGCCACAAGGTCGGCAAGACGCTCACCGAGGGCCTGTTCAACGCCTTCACCGAGTTCGGCATGACCACCAACCCGCTGTCCAAAAACCTGCGCTACGCCACCCGCTACGGCTATCGCGGCCTGGTCGCCCCGCCGGGCCTGGTCATGAACATCGTCTTCAGCCAGAGCGTTGAGGATATCTCGGAGAACGCCCGGGCCAACCTCGAGTATCAGGACATGCGCTTTGGCGTGCCCGTCCATATCGGCGATACGATCGAGGTCGAGACCCGCGTCATCGGTCTCACCCCCTCGTCGCGCGACCCGGACCGGGGGGTGGTGCATGTCCAGACCACCGGCCACAACCAGCACGAGGAGGTTGTGCTGACCCTGCGGCGCAAGGTCCAGATATGGAAGGACGATATTGCGGCGCCGGTTGAGGCCGGTGAGCTGGCGAGCCTGCCCGACGTGCCGTGTGCGCTGGGCGTGCCGACCTACGACGCGGACCGGGAGTACCGCGAGCTGGTGCATCTGAGCAACGCCGATACCTACTTCGAGGATCTGTCGCCCGGCCAGACCATCGAGCACTCGCGTGGCCGGACCGTGACCGCCGCCCACATGGACCTCACCGCCATGCTCGACAACACCTCGCAGGTCCACACCAACCAGCACCTGATCGACCAGAACCCGGACAAATATATCGGCGGCCGGCTGATCGTGTACGGCGGCCTGGCGTTTAACCTGTGTCTGGGTCTGTCCTGCCCGGATGTGGCCGATAACGCCGTCGGCGATATCGTCTATGTCACCGGTCGGCACACCGGCCCGGTGTTTGTCGGCGATACGATTTTTGCCTCGACCGAGATTCGTGACCGGCGCGACTATCCCGGTCGACCAGACCTGGGCATCGTGGCCACGACCCTGCGCGGCCATAAGTTTGTGAAAAAAGACGACGGCTGGGACAGAATGGACATCTTCTATTTGGAGCGCGAGCTGGCCGTCAAGCGGCGCAGCCATTACGCCTAG
- a CDS encoding STAS domain-containing protein, producing MEIEEQTEGSVVIVALDGRVDGFSAPELETRISEIVGRGNTRLLLDCGKMEYISSAGLRAVLVGAKKCQQEGGKLAVCALQAACKAVMEVSGFLTILDHYDTREAALAVES from the coding sequence ATGGAAATTGAAGAGCAAACAGAAGGTTCGGTGGTCATTGTTGCGCTCGACGGGCGTGTTGACGGCTTTAGCGCGCCCGAGCTGGAGACTCGCATTTCGGAGATCGTCGGCCGTGGCAATACCCGTCTGCTGCTCGATTGCGGCAAGATGGAGTACATCAGCAGCGCCGGCCTGCGGGCCGTGCTGGTTGGTGCCAAAAAATGCCAGCAGGAGGGCGGCAAGTTGGCGGTCTGTGCACTTCAGGCCGCGTGTAAAGCAGTCATGGAGGTCAGCGGGTTCCTGACCATACTCGATCACTACGACACCCGCGAAGCCGCCCTGGCGGTCGAGTCCTGA
- a CDS encoding CoA transferase, whose amino-acid sequence MHDGILSGLRVIDCGTYVAGPASTTIMSDFGAEVLKIERPQGGDLYRSMSDLPGFAQADLNWGWILTSRNKKSVALDLASPQGRDVLIRLVKTADVFVTNYQHPLLDKFRLTWDHLQPENERLIYAHLTGYGDTGEDADAPTFDALAYWARSGLMMSVVGMDGTPGGPRPGMGDHPTSVSLFGAIMLGL is encoded by the coding sequence ATGCACGACGGAATTCTATCGGGACTGCGGGTTATCGACTGCGGAACCTATGTCGCCGGGCCGGCCTCGACGACGATCATGTCGGACTTCGGGGCCGAGGTGTTGAAGATCGAGCGACCCCAAGGCGGGGATCTCTACCGCTCCATGTCTGATCTACCGGGATTTGCCCAGGCGGACCTCAACTGGGGCTGGATTCTGACCAGCCGGAATAAGAAGAGCGTCGCCCTGGACCTGGCCTCACCCCAGGGCCGGGACGTTCTCATTCGTCTGGTCAAGACCGCCGACGTGTTTGTCACCAACTACCAGCACCCGCTGCTCGACAAATTCCGGCTGACCTGGGATCACCTGCAACCCGAGAACGAGCGGCTCATTTACGCCCACCTGACCGGCTACGGCGACACGGGTGAGGATGCTGACGCGCCGACTTTTGACGCGCTGGCGTATTGGGCTCGCTCGGGCCTGATGATGAGCGTCGTAGGCATGGACGGCACGCCCGGCGGCCCACGCCCGGGCATGGGCGATCACCCGACCTCGGTGTCGCTGTTCGGCGCCATCATGCTCGGCCTGTA